The following coding sequences lie in one Peribacillus frigoritolerans genomic window:
- a CDS encoding glycosyltransferase, whose translation MKSIRVLMVLDTMDVSGTETHVLSLVRELQSRGIYTAVVTGKGSMISRLRETGCKVHQMNFPKTLTINSNEESPLLNSLVELLRKEQITLVHGHQIISGYLSAKAAKLSNIPFVFTLHGTYFQKSDIKSVLQFTDAAVAVSEPVKKHIQPLFPKNISVIANGIDTADFSPSPSLELRRKMNIPLNAKVILYCSRITRHKAKICMLLIKACRDLKLKDIPNLHVIIIGNGSQLKDIKNVAASIQSLYKEEFIHFTGEQKNVKDFYALADYVVGTGRVALEAMACERPVISCGNLGYFGAVNKKNFQQAWECYFGDHAAKQTCSQAILYRDLRNLHQSNAGAQTGRDLRKLVLKQFDIKKNILPLIELYESTIQSFEQQQAIN comes from the coding sequence ATGAAATCCATAAGAGTCCTGATGGTGTTAGATACAATGGATGTAAGCGGAACGGAAACGCATGTATTGAGTCTTGTGAGGGAATTACAGTCTAGAGGAATATATACAGCAGTTGTTACTGGAAAAGGCAGCATGATTAGCCGGTTACGAGAAACGGGATGTAAAGTTCACCAAATGAATTTCCCTAAAACATTAACGATTAACTCGAATGAGGAATCTCCATTATTGAACAGCTTGGTAGAATTGTTACGAAAAGAACAGATTACACTAGTGCACGGGCACCAGATTATATCCGGCTACCTCTCTGCAAAGGCAGCTAAGCTCTCCAATATTCCCTTCGTCTTCACTCTGCACGGGACATACTTCCAGAAATCGGATATAAAAAGTGTGTTACAGTTTACAGATGCTGCGGTTGCAGTTAGTGAACCGGTAAAAAAACATATTCAGCCACTTTTCCCAAAGAATATTTCAGTCATTGCAAATGGAATTGATACAGCAGATTTTTCCCCTTCCCCTTCATTAGAATTAAGAAGAAAAATGAATATTCCCCTGAATGCAAAAGTAATTCTTTACTGCAGCAGGATAACTCGGCATAAAGCAAAGATCTGCATGCTTTTAATCAAAGCTTGCAGGGATTTAAAATTAAAGGATATCCCCAACCTTCATGTAATCATCATCGGTAACGGCAGCCAGCTCAAGGATATTAAGAATGTGGCGGCGAGCATCCAATCTTTATATAAAGAAGAATTCATTCATTTCACTGGGGAACAAAAGAATGTGAAAGACTTTTATGCACTTGCAGACTATGTTGTAGGTACGGGCAGGGTTGCTTTGGAAGCAATGGCATGCGAAAGACCCGTTATTTCTTGTGGAAATCTCGGATATTTTGGGGCAGTGAATAAGAAAAACTTTCAACAAGCCTGGGAATGCTACTTTGGGGATCACGCTGCAAAACAGACTTGCAGCCAAGCCATTCTTTATCGGGACTTACGCAACCTCCATCAATCAAATGCCGGTGCTCAAACAGGCAGGGATTTAAGGAAATTGGTATTGAAACAATTCGATATTAAAAAAAATATATTACCGCTTATTGAATTATATGAAAGTACAATTCAATCATTTGAACAGCAGCAGGCCATAAATTAA